AAGTTAGCTGGAAATTGCTTATTGGCAGTACAAAAACCAAAAATAGCTATTAAAACAAATACTAATAACATAGAATAATATACATTTACAGAATTAAAGGCGAGAGGCAAATAACCTGTTGAAATATTAAGCGAAAACAAAAATGCTACCAATACGATTAATACAGAGCATACTTTTCTGACACCAAGTCTACCATCATAAAATTTTATATCACCGCAGAACCGACAGTTACCTCCAATAATCTTTCCTTCAAGAGAAATAAGACCCTTTCCATGAGTTATAAGAAATAGAAAACCATCTCCTGGATCAAGATAATCAAAGTTAATATGGACTTTTTCATCAATTAGTTCCAAGTTGAGATTATTGGCTGTATTTGGACATTTCTTTATTTGAGGTTGGTCTATAATTTGTGACTTCTTTGCAATAATTCTTAATGGTTCACGAAGTGTAATATCACTTGCTCTAATAACTTTATTTCCCGAATTCCAAATAGCGATATATGTATTTAAAGGGTATTTTAAGTTATCATCTTCAATATAAGTCAAGCTTTGATAAGATAGCCTGCATCTTGTTGCAAAATATAAACTTATCAAAAATCCGATAGTACCTCCCAGAATTACTCCTATAAGTCCATTATTAAAAAATTGGAGTATAGTAAAATAATTTATATCCATTTTGTTCATCCTTTCCTGAATTTCACCTAACGTAAATGTATTCGCGACGTCCCACCACCCTAAAAGAGCGATGCGGTTGGGTCCGGCTGATTCTACTTCCTTGCTACTGCCAATTGCATCCTAGAATCCTCATCTAACTCCAGTCCGGACCGAGGGCCAAATGGCCTGAAGCGTGAATATGCTGTTATGCGTAGTAACCTCTTCTTTGAATAACTATCAGATGTTTATCCAATATCTCTTAATTACGTTTCCGTTCTCTTCAATAAAATTATTGTCTGAAATCCCCCCATTACTAATAATGGTCCTTTCAGAAGCAATATTGGATTCATCACATACAACAAGTACTTTGTCTATCCCTAATTTTTTTGCTTCTTTAAGAGATAAACTCAACAGTTTTGTTGCATATCCTTTCCTTCTTTCTGAAGGACGAATTCCATAACCAATATGCCCTCCTCTGTTCATTAGAAATCCTGTCAATTCATGCCTTATATTCACAGCTCCTATTATCTTATTATCTTCAGAAACTAACCAAAAAGTTGAATCTGGTACCCATCCTTCTGGTAGATTTACTCCTCTTTCATTATCAAAAAGCCAATTCATCATTTCCTCAAAATCTTCAGGGCCCTTACTTATGACCCATGGAACCATATCTTCACCGCTTTCTTTCCATTCCTGATAAAAATCTATATATTCATTCTTCAAGTCTGCTATTGGCCTAGATAAAAAAATCTTCCGCATTGCAAATACCTCCCTAAAAATGATCTTGATATAATGCACTACAGGGTATTACGCATAACTCCTAATCTGCGCACTCACATATCCCTATCATACAGATGGATAGGCGAGTTCGCTTTAATCTTCTCAGTAGGGTGATAGGCGAAGTTATTCGTCCTCGTTCATTCCCGTCCCCATCCGATCCAGAGGACTCTGGATGCGGCGAATATCTTTGATGCTGACATGGGTATAGATTTCGGTTGTTTTCGAGCTTGCGTGTCCTAGTAGTTCTTGAATGTATCGAAGATCCGTGCCGTTCTCTAATAGATGAGTAGCAAAGGAGTGTCGCAGCGTGTGTACTGTAGCTGGCTTAGAGATTCCCGCTTTACGTATAACTCTCTCAAAAACATGTTGCAGAGACCGCTCAGTAAGATGATGATCAAGACCTTTTCCTCCTGGGAACAAGTACTTGACTATAGGTTGAGTCTCTATATAATTCTGTAGCATAGCATAAGCTGCACTGGAGAGAACAGTGAATCGGTCCTTCCCTCAGATAGAACCACAGGAAGTTTCTTTGGCCGCTTCGGCCTAATCCATTGCTTCAAATCGCTACGGTCCAGCACCGTAACAAGCCAGAACCGCAGAGCACTAACTGCTTGGTTCACATAAGATGATGATCGCGACTCTTCAGACAATTTCAATAGGTATGCACGAGTATGCTGAGATTCAGCGTCCCTTAACGGAATCGACAACATCCGCAAGTAACGTTCAGCATGACCGATATAGGCCTTTTGAGTTTTGATACTATACCCTTTCATTTTTAAAGTGTCCCTCAGCTTTTGTAAAGCAGCCTTCTCATCACCAGTTTGAAGTTGTAGGAGCTCAGGAAGTCGCTCAACCAATGGAGGGCTTTTCAACTCTACAGGCACGTCCTCTAATACATGACACAGTACCAGAATTGTTGATTTTCGCCCTGAAATCACCCAGCATTTTTCCATAGCATCCCATTTCCGACCAGGAACACTTTAATCGCCTCAATCCATTTTTCGATATAAGGGGTTTCTACAATCACATCACCATTCTCTGCACAATCCAATATGACATATTGACTTGATGAGTATACATTCGCTTTCATCATTCAAATCTCCTTTCAAATTATAGAATCTACAAGCTACAAATTTGGACAAAAAAAGACAAACCGCTCGTTTAGAGCAATCTGTCCTCCGGTGCTTCCGCAAGTGAATGATGACCTAACTTGATTAGTTCATCCTTTACATCGTATTCATTTCGATACATGCTTTTCATATGTTCATCTTCATTATCAAATAACTCCGAAACTGTATCTTCATCATATAGAGATTCAAAATCATTAAATTCTTTAGGAGACTTCATATCCTCAAAATAAAAGTCTCCAACGTTATATTTAACGCCTCTAAAACCGTAAATTCGTCCATAGAATACGAAGAGTAATGTTTATTAATGATTTTTTCCAAAGATCCTACAGTGTTCCACTTGATATTGTCATAGCCGTAGGTTGTGAATCCCTTGCTTTTTCCCATAAAAATACCCCTCTTAACTTAGAATACTCACTCCCTCAGGAAACATAAGGGGGTTTGAGTATTCTAGTTAGAGGGGCGTCAACAATCATGACTTTTCCTAGATCGTAGTCATTTACTTATGCTTTATTATCCGTGTTCTTAGATTTGAACAACTCCCCGATTGCACCGAGACTACCCAACATTTCAACCGCATTACTTGGAAGGAATACCTTGTTAGCTGGTCCTTTAGCGATCTCTCCCAAAGCTTCAAATGACCGATATGCCAGTACGTTCTCATCGAGACCCGCCTCGCGCAAGAGTTCAATCCGTCTCTTCTCTGCTTCAGCAACCGCTTCTATCGCTTTCGCCTCACCCAGTGCTTCAAGTTCTTGCGCTTGACCTAATCCCTCTGCTTGACGAATACGAGCTTCCTTATCCCCTTCAGCCTTCAGAATCTTACTCTGCTTATCTCCCTCTGCACGCAGAATCATATCCTGCTTCGCAGCCTCAGCTTCAAGAACGATGGCACGTTTACTTCGCTCAGCCTTCATTTGCTTATCCATCGCTTCTTGAATATCAACGGGAGGTTGAATGTCAATAACTTCTACCCGTTCAATCCGAACGCCCCACTTCTCAGTAGCTTCATCCAGTGCTAGACGAATATCTATGGATATTTTCTCACGACCAGAGAGGGTTTCATCAAGCTCCATCTTACCAATAATCTGACGCATCGTTGCCGTAGAAATATTACGAACACCATAAACATAATCAGATATGCCATAGGTAGCCTCTTCGGGTCCAACCACTTGATAGAAAATAATCGTATCAATCTGCACCTGTACGTTATCTTTAGTAATAACCGTCTGCGGAGGTACATTCGCTTGTTGAATCCGTAGATCATGAAAAATTCTTACATGGTCGATAATCGGAATTAGAATATTTAATCCTGGATTGAGTAGACGATGGAATTTACCCAGTCGTTCTACCACTCCAACTCTTTGCTGCGGTACAATTTTAACGGTTAGTGCTACAAATACTACAACGATAAATAGAATAATAAGTGCAATTATGAAACCCATTAAGAAACGCCTCCCCATTTTTGTACTTCTATGATTGTATTCCCTCGATGTGTAACAATAACCATCTGACCCTGAGGTAAATATTCATGTGATGATGCCGTCCAAGTTTCATTACCAATTCTTACAATACCGTACTTACCCTCTGGTATTTCTTCGATAACAACACCCTGTTTGCCAACCAATTCATCAATAACATCTTTGAACCCTTTAGAATTACGAATTTGCTGAGTCAATGGTTTGGTGAAAATGGTCAGGAGAATAGCAACAAAACATCCTGAGATTGTCTGAATTATTATTAAATCAGGAAATAGTAAAGCCACAACAACAGCTACAAAAGCTCCAATTCCAAGCCAAAGTAAATAAAACGTTAGAGTTAACATTTCGACAACGAAGAGGATAATACCAATAATTAGCCATATTGCCCAAAGTTCCATTTGAGTTCACCACCTTTTCCATAGTATTGGAACCGCTAACAAACTTGATAAGAGAAGTGTTCGACAAATATCTTTCAATACTCCAAAGATTCATCAATTATCTTGTATTTATTACATTATATTCAACTAAACTATACCATGGATCCTTATGGAAATGTAAGAATAGTTCAACACAATTAAATACTCTATCTATACATACTAACATGGGTCGATAAACATTCTTCGTCCTAACCTATAGCACGAAAAAAACCCTGACTATAAGGTCAGGGCTATATATAATAAATAATAAATTACAAATAGTAAGGTTGCACGCATACAGGCTTAGATACCTTGACACTGTGCCCTGTATAAGTCAACTTACCACTTTCTTGATCCACACGGAAAGTGGCCATGTTGTCTGTGTCACGGTTAGCAACAATCATGTAATCACCTTCTGGTGTTAATGAGAAGTGTCTAGGATGCGCGCCTTCTGTATGTACATGCTCCACTAATGTGAGCTTGGCAGCAGATTCATCAAATGCATAAACAACAATACTATCATGACCACGATTCGCACCATATACATATTTACCATCACTTGAAACCGTAATTTCTGCACATGTATTCTCTTCTTTAAACTCCGAAGGTAACGTTGGAACGGTTTCTATCTTGTTTAATTGACCCGTTTCAGCAGTGTAAGTGAAAGATGTAATCGTCGAATCGACCTCGTTAATAACGAATGCATATTGTCCATTAGGGTGAAAGGCTAGATGTCTTGGCCCAGCTCCGGGGTGTAGCTCGGTTTTACCTGCATCTACTAATTTACCTGCATCAATTCTATAGGCTTGAATGATATCCAACCCCAGA
The nucleotide sequence above comes from Paenibacillus sp. IHBB 10380. Encoded proteins:
- a CDS encoding GNAT family N-acetyltransferase, translated to MRKIFLSRPIADLKNEYIDFYQEWKESGEDMVPWVISKGPEDFEEMMNWLFDNERGVNLPEGWVPDSTFWLVSEDNKIIGAVNIRHELTGFLMNRGGHIGYGIRPSERRKGYATKLLSLSLKEAKKLGIDKVLVVCDESNIASERTIISNGGISDNNFIEENGNVIKRYWINI
- a CDS encoding lactonase family protein, which encodes MFVFVGSYAEADHSGVYVYSFNKGTGELSLLDEFTGLKNPTFLNVDPEHRILYSISETQSAEGAKIGEAATFAIDPTSGALSLVNRNVTLQSSTCHIQRDVNNSYLIVSSYHGGTVGLLSIEKDGRVGTLLDVKQHEGHGADPERQDRPHPHSSFFSPDGKVLFVQDLGLDIIQAYRIDAGKLVDAGKTELHPGAGPRHLAFHPNGQYAFVINEVDSTITSFTYTAETGQLNKIETVPTLPSEFKEENTCAEITVSSDGKYVYGANRGHDSIVVYAFDESAAKLTLVEHVHTEGAHPRHFSLTPEGDYMIVANRDTDNMATFRVDQESGKLTYTGHSVKVSKPVCVQPYYL
- a CDS encoding tyrosine-type recombinase/integrase, with product MLQNYIETQPIVKYLFPGGKGLDHHLTERSLQHVFERVIRKAGISKPATVHTLRHSFATHLLENGTDLRYIQELLGHASSKTTEIYTHVSIKDIRRIQSPLDRMGTGMNEDE
- a CDS encoding NfeD family protein, encoding MELWAIWLIIGIILFVVEMLTLTFYLLWLGIGAFVAVVVALLFPDLIIIQTISGCFVAILLTIFTKPLTQQIRNSKGFKDVIDELVGKQGVVIEEIPEGKYGIVRIGNETWTASSHEYLPQGQMVIVTHRGNTIIEVQKWGGVS
- a CDS encoding phage integrase N-terminal SAM-like domain-containing protein — encoded protein: MEKCWVISGRKSTILVLCHVLEDVPVELKSPPLVERLPELLQLQTGDEKAALQKLRDTLKMKGYSIKTQKAYIGHAERYLRMLSIPLRDAESQHTRAYLLKLSEESRSSSYVNQAVSALRFWLVTVLDRSDLKQWIRPKRPKKLPVVLSEGRTDSLFSPVQLMLCYRII
- a CDS encoding SPFH domain-containing protein yields the protein MGFIIALIILFIVVVFVALTVKIVPQQRVGVVERLGKFHRLLNPGLNILIPIIDHVRIFHDLRIQQANVPPQTVITKDNVQVQIDTIIFYQVVGPEEATYGISDYVYGVRNISTATMRQIIGKMELDETLSGREKISIDIRLALDEATEKWGVRIERVEVIDIQPPVDIQEAMDKQMKAERSKRAIVLEAEAAKQDMILRAEGDKQSKILKAEGDKEARIRQAEGLGQAQELEALGEAKAIEAVAEAEKRRIELLREAGLDENVLAYRSFEALGEIAKGPANKVFLPSNAVEMLGSLGAIGELFKSKNTDNKA